A genome region from Sulfurimonas hongkongensis includes the following:
- the amrS gene encoding AmmeMemoRadiSam system radical SAM enzyme gives MSQTAWLSKRLDSGKILCQACAHVCKLDEGEYGICGVRRVIDGELKLLVYGLAAAVNIDPVEKKPMFHFLPKSRVFSVGTVGCNLSCQFCQNFDISQYPKEHANRIVGREFPPQKIVEAALENGCESIAYTYNEPIVFFEYTYDTAKLAHEKGIKNIYVTSGYETKKAIDLLEPYIDGMNIDIKAFREEFYQEICGARLKPVLEAVKYAHEKGIWIEITTLLIPGKNDSDEEIRDIAKFIASLDTSIPWHLSAFHPTYKMLDIPRTPESTLLRAYKIGQEEGLKYLYIGNVDNGDYESTYCPSCKHRVIDRSGNIGQFVTNELDENGKCPYCGYSLEGVWH, from the coding sequence ATGTCACAAACAGCATGGCTTAGTAAAAGACTTGATAGTGGAAAAATTTTGTGTCAGGCATGTGCGCATGTATGTAAGCTTGATGAGGGTGAGTATGGTATCTGTGGAGTAAGGCGAGTCATTGATGGCGAGCTTAAACTTCTTGTTTATGGACTAGCTGCTGCGGTAAATATTGACCCAGTAGAGAAAAAGCCGATGTTTCACTTTTTGCCAAAGAGTAGAGTTTTTTCAGTGGGAACGGTAGGCTGTAATCTCTCCTGTCAATTTTGTCAAAATTTCGATATATCACAATACCCAAAAGAGCATGCCAATAGGATAGTAGGTCGTGAGTTTCCACCTCAAAAAATCGTTGAAGCCGCACTTGAGAATGGTTGCGAATCAATCGCCTACACCTATAACGAGCCGATAGTCTTCTTTGAATATACCTATGATACAGCAAAGCTTGCACATGAAAAGGGTATAAAAAATATCTATGTCACTAGTGGTTATGAGACGAAAAAGGCGATAGATTTGCTTGAACCATACATAGATGGAATGAACATAGACATAAAAGCTTTTAGGGAGGAGTTTTACCAAGAGATTTGTGGCGCAAGGCTAAAGCCTGTGCTTGAAGCGGTAAAGTATGCTCATGAAAAAGGGATTTGGATAGAGATAACGACACTTTTAATCCCGGGCAAAAATGATTCTGATGAAGAGATAAGAGATATAGCAAAGTTTATAGCATCTCTTGACACATCTATACCGTGGCATCTCTCGGCGTTTCATCCAACCTATAAGATGCTAGATATCCCTCGCACTCCAGAGTCAACTCTGCTTCGTGCCTATAAAATAGGTCAAGAAGAGGGGCTAAAGTATCTCTACATCGGCAATGTTGATAATGGGGATTATGAATCTACATATTGTCCAAGTTGTAAACATAGAGTTATTGATAGAAGTGGTAATATTGGACAATTTGTAACAAATGAACTTGACGAGAATGGCAAGTGCCCATATTGCGGTTACTCCCTAGAGGGAGTGTGGCATTAG
- a CDS encoding efflux RND transporter permease subunit, translating to MFSNFFIKRPVFASVISILIVLAGVIAMRTLPIGEYPRVIPPQIVVSATYQGASAETISKTVAAPLEEQINGAKDMLYMNSISADNGTLTISIFFEVGTNPDDAKIDVNNRVQAALSRLPEQVQRQGVRVYERSPDMLQVIILHSPKQTRDVSFLSNYALLNIVDDLKRVKGIGDVVIFGAKDYSMRIWIDPSKLKKYSLTVNDLVVSIREQNEQYAAGKLSADPISNKEMFTYTIETPQRLKQPSQFSEIIIKANEDGSSLKLKDVATIELGAQTYDRENKLNNSPAVPIAIFLQSGANAIETASEVRKVIDSISKDFVEDMDYNIPYDITDFVEISINEVIKTFIEAIILVALIIFLFLQNIRATLIPLLAVPVSIIGAFAGMYVLGFSINLLTLFGLVLAIGIVVDDAIIVIENVERHIKEGLTPKDASIKAMQEVSGALIAIVLVLSAVFLPVAFLGGLSGEMYRQFAVTIVISLAISGLVALTLTPALCALVLKPTHKEPKYFFKWFNNFFESATRGYSNALKLTIRYAFLSMLLFGGLIYITFDMFTSLKTGLVPIEDKGTVFVFSYNPPAASLSRTEALAEEIYDIASKDEQNIKNIVQFMGIDFSTFSNRTNASATILKLQDWDQREGPTQSAAYIASNISKELSQTSDGFSFGIVPPPIRGMGISGGFEMYVQNKTGADLQELQKYVNEIIQKANARPELMGVRTTLNTSIPKYKIEVDTAKAKAKGVNIDEIYQTINATFGSFYVNDFNLLGRTYMVNMQAKESFRKKPEDLEKIFVRSEKGEMIALSSLVTLEQSFGADLVERFNLFNAAKVSGQATLGHSSGDALRVIEEVSNEVLPDGYSISWIGTAYQEKQISSAGNLAFIFGILFLYLILAAQYERWLMPIAVILSVPFAIFGAVVANHLRGLENDIYFQIGVLVLAGLSAKNAILIVEFAMQKRKQGMKLVEAVLEAAKIRLRPIIMTSLAFTIGVIPLAISSGAGAASRHSIGTGVIGGMLAATFLAILFIPLFYILVSKIRDRVQEKDIKD from the coding sequence ATGTTTTCTAACTTTTTTATAAAAAGACCTGTTTTTGCTTCTGTTATATCAATACTTATCGTTTTAGCTGGTGTTATTGCTATGCGTACTCTTCCTATTGGAGAGTATCCTAGAGTTATCCCACCACAAATTGTAGTAAGTGCTACTTATCAGGGAGCTAGTGCAGAGACTATCTCAAAAACAGTTGCAGCTCCTCTTGAAGAGCAGATAAACGGCGCTAAAGATATGCTCTATATGAACTCAATCTCTGCGGATAACGGTACGCTTACTATTAGTATATTTTTTGAAGTTGGAACAAATCCTGATGATGCAAAGATAGATGTAAACAATCGTGTCCAAGCAGCTCTTTCAAGACTTCCTGAGCAGGTTCAAAGACAGGGTGTTAGAGTATACGAGAGATCGCCAGATATGCTTCAAGTTATAATACTACACTCACCAAAACAGACTAGAGATGTTAGCTTTTTATCTAACTATGCTCTTTTAAATATTGTAGATGATTTAAAAAGGGTTAAGGGAATTGGTGATGTAGTTATCTTTGGTGCAAAAGATTACTCAATGAGAATCTGGATAGATCCTTCAAAACTTAAAAAATACTCTCTAACTGTTAATGACTTAGTCGTCTCCATAAGAGAGCAAAATGAACAATATGCTGCAGGAAAACTCTCAGCAGACCCTATTTCAAATAAAGAGATGTTTACTTACACCATAGAGACACCTCAAAGACTTAAACAACCATCGCAGTTTTCTGAAATTATTATAAAAGCCAATGAAGATGGAAGTTCGCTAAAGCTTAAAGATGTAGCGACAATAGAGCTTGGAGCTCAAACCTATGATAGAGAGAACAAGCTCAACAACTCTCCTGCTGTGCCAATTGCGATATTTTTGCAAAGTGGGGCAAATGCGATAGAGACCGCATCAGAGGTTCGCAAAGTTATAGACTCTATAAGTAAAGATTTTGTTGAAGATATGGACTATAATATTCCTTATGATATTACCGACTTTGTCGAAATCTCTATAAATGAGGTTATTAAAACTTTTATAGAAGCTATTATCTTAGTCGCACTTATAATATTTTTGTTTTTACAAAATATTAGAGCTACACTAATACCTCTTTTAGCCGTCCCCGTATCTATAATCGGTGCTTTTGCTGGTATGTATGTACTTGGCTTTAGCATTAACTTGCTTACACTTTTTGGGCTTGTTTTGGCCATCGGAATAGTTGTTGATGATGCCATCATTGTTATAGAAAATGTTGAGAGGCATATAAAAGAGGGGCTCACCCCAAAAGATGCTTCCATAAAAGCTATGCAAGAGGTCTCCGGTGCCCTAATTGCCATCGTTTTAGTGCTCTCAGCTGTTTTTCTTCCTGTTGCTTTTTTAGGCGGACTTAGTGGAGAGATGTATAGACAGTTTGCTGTTACCATCGTTATCTCTTTAGCTATTTCAGGACTAGTTGCACTTACTCTAACACCTGCGCTGTGTGCTTTGGTTTTAAAACCAACACATAAAGAGCCAAAATATTTTTTCAAATGGTTTAACAACTTTTTTGAGAGTGCTACAAGAGGTTATTCAAATGCCCTAAAGCTAACTATCCGTTACGCATTTTTGAGTATGTTACTTTTTGGTGGACTTATATATATAACATTTGACATGTTTACGAGTCTAAAAACAGGGCTTGTTCCCATCGAAGATAAAGGGACAGTTTTTGTATTTAGCTACAATCCTCCCGCAGCTTCACTTAGCAGAACAGAAGCGCTAGCTGAGGAGATATACGATATAGCTTCTAAAGATGAACAAAATATAAAAAATATAGTTCAGTTTATGGGGATTGATTTTTCAACATTTTCCAATAGGACAAATGCATCAGCTACTATTTTAAAGCTTCAAGATTGGGATCAAAGAGAAGGTCCAACTCAAAGTGCAGCCTATATTGCATCAAACATAAGTAAAGAACTCTCTCAAACTAGTGATGGTTTCTCTTTTGGTATTGTTCCTCCTCCAATTAGAGGGATGGGAATATCTGGCGGGTTTGAGATGTATGTTCAAAATAAAACTGGTGCAGATCTACAAGAGCTACAAAAGTACGTTAATGAAATTATCCAAAAGGCAAATGCAAGACCTGAACTTATGGGAGTTAGAACTACACTAAATACCTCTATCCCTAAATACAAAATAGAGGTAGATACCGCAAAAGCAAAAGCAAAAGGTGTCAATATTGATGAGATTTACCAAACAATCAATGCAACTTTTGGAAGTTTTTATGTAAATGATTTTAATCTCTTAGGTAGAACCTATATGGTAAATATGCAGGCTAAAGAGTCTTTTAGAAAAAAACCTGAAGATTTAGAAAAAATCTTTGTAAGAAGTGAAAAAGGAGAGATGATAGCTCTTAGCTCTCTTGTTACACTAGAGCAAAGTTTTGGTGCTGATTTGGTAGAGAGATTTAACCTCTTTAACGCTGCAAAAGTCTCAGGACAAGCAACTCTAGGACATAGCTCTGGAGATGCACTAAGGGTTATAGAAGAGGTCTCAAACGAAGTTCTTCCAGATGGCTATAGTATTAGTTGGATAGGGACTGCGTACCAAGAAAAACAGATATCAAGCGCTGGAAATCTAGCATTTATCTTTGGAATCTTATTTTTATACCTAATCTTAGCGGCACAGTATGAGAGATGGCTTATGCCAATAGCGGTTATACTCTCTGTTCCATTTGCTATTTTTGGAGCTGTTGTTGCAAACCACCTAAGAGGACTTGAAAATGATATCTACTTCCAAATAGGGGTACTCGTCCTTGCAGGCTTAAGTGCTAAAAATGCAATCTTAATTGTTGAGTTTGCGATGCAAAAAAGAAAGCAAGGGATGAAGCTCGTTGAAGCTGTTTTAGAAGCGGCAAAGATTCGTCTGCGTCCTATCATTATGACCTCTTTGGCCTTTACTATAGGGGTTATTCCTTTAGCAATAAGCAGTGGTGCAGGAGCAGCGAGTCGTCACTCCATAGGAACAGGAGTCATCGGTGGAATGCTTGCAGCAACATTCCTAGCAATACTCTTTATCCCTCTTTTTTATATCTTAGTCTCAAAGATAAGAGACAGGGTGCAAGAAAAAGACATCAAAGACTAA
- a CDS encoding efflux RND transporter periplasmic adaptor subunit, translating into MKNLVILTVLLSLFLVGCNDEKKSVAVTTKAANMPPLSVEVYTVKFEKAPVSNSYSTLLKAFNEVDIVARVSGLLMSKNFKEGSYVKKGDILYEIQKDEYAATLNEAKASLLKAKANFNKAQKDWERNEYLFKNNAISAVTRDELFYTFEDAKAEVTKAKAVLQNAQIKFDYTTIKAPISGIAGMRFNDIGSYVEVGEESAMLVTITAQDPIYAHFSLPSSDVSKYISQIKNGSKVTLSVDAKIYTGEIDFISPKMDAQTDTLKFRAKFQNRDRELIVGSYAEIEIDGLSYDRVAKIPQKALIKTQDATVVYVVKDGAVSMRPINALQVQDGIAYVEKGVFEGENIVISNIAKLRPNSKVTIVKGN; encoded by the coding sequence ATGAAAAATTTAGTAATTTTAACAGTGCTTTTGTCGCTGTTTTTAGTTGGTTGTAATGATGAGAAAAAAAGTGTGGCAGTTACTACTAAAGCGGCTAATATGCCACCTTTATCAGTAGAAGTCTATACTGTTAAATTTGAAAAAGCACCTGTATCAAACAGTTACTCTACCCTACTTAAAGCATTCAATGAAGTTGATATAGTTGCACGAGTTAGTGGACTACTTATGAGTAAAAATTTTAAAGAGGGTTCATATGTAAAAAAGGGTGATATCCTCTATGAGATACAAAAAGATGAGTATGCGGCAACTTTAAATGAAGCAAAAGCATCTCTTTTAAAAGCCAAGGCAAATTTTAATAAAGCCCAAAAAGACTGGGAGCGTAATGAGTATCTTTTTAAAAACAATGCGATTTCTGCTGTAACGCGTGATGAACTTTTTTACACATTTGAAGATGCAAAAGCGGAGGTGACAAAAGCAAAGGCAGTACTCCAAAATGCCCAAATCAAGTTTGATTATACAACTATAAAAGCACCCATCAGCGGTATAGCAGGAATGAGGTTCAATGATATTGGCTCTTATGTAGAGGTTGGCGAGGAGAGCGCAATGTTAGTTACAATTACCGCACAAGATCCTATATATGCTCATTTTTCACTACCTAGTAGTGATGTCTCAAAGTATATCTCTCAAATCAAAAATGGCTCAAAGGTCACCTTAAGCGTTGATGCAAAAATTTATACAGGAGAGATAGATTTTATATCGCCAAAAATGGATGCACAGACTGATACTCTTAAGTTTAGAGCAAAATTTCAAAACAGAGATAGAGAGTTAATAGTAGGTTCTTATGCAGAGATAGAGATAGATGGGCTCAGTTATGATCGTGTTGCAAAAATCCCTCAAAAAGCTCTTATCAAAACTCAAGATGCGACAGTTGTTTATGTTGTAAAAGATGGAGCAGTCTCAATGCGACCTATCAATGCTTTGCAAGTACAAGATGGCATTGCTTATGTTGAAAAAGGTGTCTTTGAGGGTGAAAACATAGTTATAAGTAATATCGCAAAACTAAGACCAAACTCAAAAGTTACCATTGTGAAAGGTAACTAA
- a CDS encoding TolC family protein — translation MKLKFFLPILCLPLFLYSYTLDELLELSHNNKVVKSAQHTLTSKELLYESSKSSYLPTIDIGANYQNASKETPAVAENTLKFQASVRYTLYDGDKKNSLYRQIESSIDSSKSTIEATKNSISLEVTRLYFEYFGLEADKEATEQEIEQLKEELKRVEFFYEAGTITKDEVAKIDSRLKNALVLLQAIELENQRVIHTLEYYISKRVEHLDGDSTIKLPLEQEETLRADIKALEYEATSILHEANIEKSGNRPFVYLDDTFTHSDYYFDNDSLKSGFLVENQNIAMLNVSWNIFDFGAKTKAYESKLQEYLSKKSMVEYEKDKANVEYRLAKKSLLIAQEKVKSTQAVAEAASLAYELIKFKYKNKTIDNVAYLAALSEKYSAQRDSKRAIYELEIRKAELIYFSGKDIKEFL, via the coding sequence ATGAAATTGAAATTTTTTTTACCGATACTTTGCTTGCCTCTTTTTCTATACTCTTACACGCTAGATGAGCTACTAGAGCTATCTCATAATAACAAAGTTGTAAAGTCAGCCCAGCATACATTAACTTCCAAAGAACTACTCTATGAGAGCTCTAAAAGCTCATACCTTCCTACCATAGATATAGGGGCTAACTATCAGAATGCTTCCAAAGAGACTCCAGCTGTTGCAGAGAATACACTTAAATTTCAAGCATCTGTAAGATATACACTTTATGATGGCGATAAAAAAAATAGTTTGTATAGGCAGATTGAGTCATCTATAGACTCTAGTAAAAGTACAATTGAGGCGACTAAAAACTCCATCTCGCTTGAAGTTACTAGACTCTATTTTGAGTATTTTGGACTTGAGGCTGATAAAGAAGCAACTGAGCAAGAGATAGAGCAGTTAAAAGAAGAGCTTAAGAGAGTTGAGTTTTTTTATGAAGCTGGAACTATTACAAAAGACGAAGTTGCCAAAATTGACTCAAGACTAAAAAATGCTCTAGTTTTACTTCAAGCCATAGAGCTAGAGAACCAAAGAGTAATCCACACTCTGGAGTATTACATATCAAAGAGAGTCGAGCATCTAGATGGAGATAGCACAATAAAACTGCCGTTAGAGCAAGAAGAGACTTTAAGAGCAGATATAAAAGCTCTTGAGTATGAAGCAACTTCTATACTACACGAAGCAAATATCGAAAAAAGTGGAAATAGACCTTTTGTTTATCTAGATGATACTTTTACTCACAGCGACTACTACTTTGATAACGACTCACTAAAGAGTGGCTTTTTAGTAGAGAACCAAAATATCGCAATGCTAAATGTCTCTTGGAATATTTTTGATTTTGGAGCTAAGACTAAAGCTTATGAGTCTAAACTTCAAGAGTACTTGAGTAAAAAATCAATGGTAGAGTACGAAAAAGACAAAGCAAATGTTGAGTACCGATTGGCCAAAAAATCACTCTTGATTGCACAAGAAAAAGTGAAGTCAACACAAGCAGTTGCCGAGGCTGCATCTTTGGCGTATGAACTTATAAAGTTTAAGTATAAAAACAAAACTATTGATAATGTTGCCTACCTTGCAGCACTTAGCGAAAAGTATAGTGCACAAAGAGATAGTAAGAGAGCTATTTACGAACTTGAGATTAGAAAAGCAGAGTTAATTTATTTTAGTGGAAAAGATATTAAGGAGTTTTTGTAG